One genomic region from Xyrauchen texanus isolate HMW12.3.18 chromosome 16, RBS_HiC_50CHRs, whole genome shotgun sequence encodes:
- the evla gene encoding enah/Vasp-like a isoform X4, protein MLGPEFSPGPIRRISSRVIKLSSPAPHRQNGPVTDDAEAQRRQIMDQHQMQMERERRTSGSAVSTLQFKVSASASQSEPPLHDLRQYRANTLPPSYAHLITMAPSHDASYSSQERESGYHTMDSPQIKAQQLSQLSTSLASAFSPVQPGVTPSPRNIKQIPLSPPNAPHHQEPALASKHATWSSAHMRAPLPTASSPVVMAVPVKLPCPQPILPVALPLLPHNNGPTCGPKAHTYISHLEPVTYPQQSSNGQREEYYPYQTPPAQFTSGAPLHPQFPIQESSCPLSPLVGQPFQGQAHHPQQLYQATPPLETTATSHTTLSEGATPKTSPSPVYQNAPAPTSSPVPPSMLSSTPPIHPPTSASMVGPPAPPPPPGPPPPVLPPPVTAPPPAPPPLPAGGGAAPSGLAAALAGAKLRKVQRPEESGSKNDANRSSGGSGGGGEGLMQEMNALLARRRKASEKPEDSQNDESNGSPSSASRGVGPQNSADPVKKLWERANSADKSSAVSRAKPIGSTSDAESIDFDRMKQEILEEVVRELQKVKEEIIDAIRRELLRIGST, encoded by the exons ATGCTTGGACCGGAGTTTTCCCCAGGGCCAATCCGACGCATCAGCTCCAGAGTAATAAAGCTCAGCA GTCCAGCACCACATCGTCAGAATGGACCGGTGACAGATGATGCAGAGGCTCAGAGGAG GCAAATAATGGACCAGCATCAGATGCAGATGGAGAGGGAGCGGCGAACATCTGGCTCTGCAG TCTCCACCCTTCAGTTTAAAGTGTCTGCATCTGCCTCTCAGTCCGAACCCCCTCTGCATGACCTCAGACAATATCGGGCTAACACTCTTCCCCCTTCCTATGCTCACCTTATCACAATGGCACCTTCCCATGACGCCTCCTATTCCTCTCAGGAGCGGGAGAGTGGCTATCACACCATGGACTCCCCACAAATAAAAGCACAGCAGctttcccagctttcaacttctCTGGCTTCTGCTTTCTCTCCTGTGCAACCGGGGGTCACCCCTTCACCACGCAACATCAAGCAAATTCCTCTTTCCCCTCCAAATGCCCCCCACCACCAGGAGCCAGCCCTAGCTTCCAAACATGCTACTTGGTCCTCCGCCCACATGCGTGCCCCATTACCCACTGCATCGTCACCCGTTGTCATGGCTGTACCAGTCAAACTGCCCTGCCCTCAACCAATCCTACCTGTCGCCCTCCCCCTGCTGCCCCACAACAATGGTCCTACCTGTGGCCCTAAAGCACATACATACATTTCCCACTTGGAACCTGTAACATACCCACAGCAGTCCTCCAATGGCCAGCGGGAAGAATACTACCCTTACCAGACCCCTCCAGCCCAGTTCACCTCTGGAGCTCCACTGCATCCACAATTTCCAATACAAGAATCATCCTGCCCCCTGTCCCCTCTCGTTGGCCAGCCTTTCCAAGGCCAGGCCCACCACCCACAGCAACTTTACCAGGCCACGCCCCCATTAGAAACCACAGCCACCTCTCACACCACTCTATCTGAAGGGGCCACGCCCAAGACGTCTCCCTCACCTGTTTATCAGAATGCTCCTGCACCCACCA GTTCTCCCGTCCCTCCCTCCATGCTCTCATCCACCCCTCCGATTCATCCTCCTACCTCAGCATCCATGGTAGGTCCGCCAGCCCCTCCACCCCCTCCTGGGCCTCCTCCACCGGTGCTGCCACCTCCTGTTACAGCTCCCCCTCCCGCCCCACCTCCACTGCCGGCTGGTGGAGGAGCTGCTCCGTCAGGGCTGGCAGCAGCTCTAGCTGGTGCCAAACTGCGCAAAGTGCAGAGG CCTGAGGAAAGTGGTAGCAAGAACGATGCCAACCGCTCTAGTGGAGGAAGTGGAGGAGGTGGAGAAGGTCTCATGCAGGAGATGAATGCCCTTTTAGCACGGAG GAGAAAGGCCTCAGAGAAACCAGAGGACAGTCAAAAT GATGAGTCCAACGGGTCGCCTTCATCTGCCTCACGTGGTGTAGGCCCACAAAATTCAGcag ATCCTGTGAAGAAGCTATGGGAGAGAGCAAACTCTGCGGATAAGTCCTCAGCTGTGTCAAG GGCAAAACCTATTGGAAGCACCAGTGATGCTGAGTCAATTGATTTTGACAGAATGAAACAG GAAATCTTGGAAGAGGTTGTGCGGGAGTTGCAGAAAGTAAAAGAAGAAATAATTGatg CCATTAGACGGGAACTGCTAAGAATTGGTTCCACATAG
- the LOC127657204 gene encoding sphingolipid delta(4)-desaturase/C4-monooxygenase DES2-like — MGKAGGRWEFEWVYNEQPHTWRRKEILAKYPEIKSLMGHDPQLKWVVSGMVITQLLACYMVHDLSWKWVLFWAYAFGGCINHSLTLAIHDISHNVAFGNKQARWNRWFAMFANLPIGLPYSSSFKKYHIDHHRYLGGDGLDVDIPTDFEGWFFCTPMRKVIWLFLQPLFYALRPLIVNPKSVTRLEMTNAAVQFVVDIVIYYFWGLKPIVYLISGSILGMGLHPISGHFIAEHYMFTKGHETYSYYGPLNYITFNVGYHMEHHDFPSIPGSKLPDVKRIAAEYYDSLPQHTSWIRVLWDFVFDDSIGPYARIKRHYKLGKNE; from the exons ATGGGCAAAGCAGGTGGACGCTGGGAATTTGAATGGGTCTACAATGAGCAACCGCATACATGGAGAAGAAAAGAAATATTAG CAAAGTATCCAGAAATCAAGTCTTTGATGGGTCATGACCCCCAGCTAAAATGGGTCGTGTCCGGAATGGTAATCACCCAGCTCTTGGCATGTTACATGGTCCATGACCTCTCTTGGAAGTGGGTGTTGTTTTGGGCATATGCGTTTGGTGGCTGCATTAACCACTCTCTGACCCTAGCCATCCATGACATTTCACACAATGTGGCCTTTGGCAACAAACAGGCACGCTGGAACCGCTGGTTTGCCATGTTTGCCAATCTACCCATTGGCTTGCCTTATTCATCTTCTTTTAAGAAGTACCACATTGACCACCATCGGTATCTTGGAGGAGACGGGTTGGATGTGGATATTCCTACTGACTTTGAGGGCTGGTTTTTCTGCACCCCAATGAGGAAGGTTATCTGGCTTTTTCTCCAGCCTTTGTTCTATGCACTCCGTCCTTTAATTGTGAACCCCAAGTCCGTGACCAGGTTGGAGATGACGAATGCAGCAGTGCAGTTTGTGGTTGATATTGTCATCTACTATTTTTGGGGCCTCAAACCTATAGTGTACCTCATCTCTGGGTCTATACTGGGCATGGGTTTGCACCCCATCTCTGGACACTTCATCGCTGAACACTACATGTTCACGAAAGGTCATGAAACCTATTCTTATTACGGCCCCCTCAACTACATAACCTTCAATGTGGGATACCATATGGAGCACCATGACTTCCCCAGCATTCCTGGTAGCAAACTACCTGAT GTCAAGAGAATTGCAGCTGAGTACTATGACTCACTCCCTCAACACACATCCTGGATACGAGTTCTGTGGGACTTTGTATTTGATGATAGCATTGGCCCCTATGCCAGAATCAAAAGACATTACAAACTAggcaaaaatgaataa
- the LOC127656895 gene encoding transcriptional repressor protein YY1-like, giving the protein MASGETLYIETDGSEMPAEIVELHEIEVETIETTVVEDDDDDDDDDEHQQMIALQPLDSDDPNHVNHQEVILVQTREEVVGCDDSDLHADDSFEDQILIPVPVPEEEYIEQTLVTVSGKNPSGRLKKGGGSGKRVVKKSFLNSAEASGRKWEQKQVQIKTLEGEFSVTMWASDDKKDVDHETVVEEQIIGENSPPDYSEYMTGKKLPPGGIPGIDLSDPKQLAEFARMKPRKIKEDDSPRTIACPHKGCTKMFRDNSAMRKHLHTHGPRVHVCAECGKAFVESSKLKRHQLVHTGEKPFQCTFEGCGKRFSLDFNLRTHVRIHTGDRPYVCPFDGCNKKFAQSTNLKSHILTHAKAKNNQ; this is encoded by the exons ATGGCGTCAGGCGAAACACTGTATATTGAGACCGACGGCTCTGAGATGCCGGCCGAGATAGTGGAGCTGCATGAAATCGAAGTTGAGACCATTGAGACTACAGTGGTCGaagacgacgacgacgacgatgatgatgatgagcacCAGCAGATGATCGCTCTGCAGCCTCTGGATTCAGACGATCCTAACCATGTAAACCATCAGGAGGTGATTTTGGTGCAAACTCGAGAGGAGGTCGTGGGGTGCGATGATTCAGACCTCCATGCGGACGACAGTTTCGAGGACCAAATTCTCATTCCCGTCCCCGTGCCAGAGGAGGAATATATCGAGCAGACTTTAGTGACTGTGTCTGGCAAGAACCCGTCGGGTCGGTTGAAGAAAGGGGGAGGCAGCGGGAAAAGAGTGGTCAAAAAAAGCTTCTTAAATTCGGCCGAGGCGAGTGGACGCAAATGGGAACAGAAGCAAGTGCAGATAAAAACACTGGAGGGGGAGTTTTCCGTCACGATGTGGGCATCGG ATGATAAGAAGGATGTTGATCATGAGACCGTGGTGGAAGAGCAGATTATTGGAGAAAACTCTCCTCCAGATTACTCCGAGTACATGACAGGAAAGAAACTGCCACCTGGTGGCATACCTGGCATTGACCTGTCAGACCCCAAGCAGCTGGCAGAGTTTGCAAG AATGAAGCCACGTAAAATAAAGGAGGATGACTCTCCAAGGACAATAGCATGCCCCCACAAA GGTTGCACAAAAATGTTTAGAGATAACTCCGCAATGAGAAAGCACTTGCACACCCACGGGCCACGGGTTCATGTCTGCGCTGAATGTGGGAAGGCATTTGTGGAAAGTTCCAAGCTAAAACGACATCAGTTGGTCCATACTGGTGAAAAGCCTTTCCAG TGTACATTTGAGGGTTGTGGTAAACGTTTCTCATTGGACTTTAACTTGCGCACACATGTGCGGATTCACACTGGTGACAGACCTTACGTTTGCCCATTCGATGGCTGCAACAAGAAATTCGCTCAGTCCACCAACCTGAAGTCTCATATTTTGACACACGCAAAAGCTAAAAACAATCAGTGA